The sequence below is a genomic window from Plectropomus leopardus isolate mb unplaced genomic scaffold, YSFRI_Pleo_2.0 unplaced_scaffold19056, whole genome shotgun sequence.
aatgggctttatagaTAAAGTTGACTTGACCTAAAAGTCGACCCACCTTCCAGGAGAGGCCGTCGCTGCGGTCGCTGTCGACCTCCCTCTGGCAGACGGCTCGGACCAGCAGACACTGCCTCCTCCACACCTGGTCGCTCCCCTCGATGATGTGGTGCCACAGCTTGCAGGTGCGCGAGGCGCTGCACAGACTCTCCGCGTCCAGCTCGCCGAAGATCCTCACGCTCATTTCTGTCGGCAGCGTTTCGGCGAAGTTTTGAGGGACGTCGCGGGCGGATATCAGGGAGGAGCTTCTCTTGGAGAAGAGGAACACGGACGAGGAGCGGATGGAGTCATGATGCATAATAGCTCCACAGAGTGAACCAGCCTGAGCGGAAACAGACGCATTAATCATCTCAGAGTCCGACGgcaaacatttgatttaaagtTCAGGTGTTCGGGATCATTTCTGAATCTCATAGacactttaaagaaaaacaaaaac
It includes:
- the LOC121965211 gene encoding F-box only protein 48, translating into MHHDSIRSSSVFLFSKRSSSLISARDVPQNFAETLPTEMSVRIFGELDAESLCSASRTCKLWHHIIEGSDQVWRRQCLLVRAVCQREVDSDRSDGLSWKVGRLLGQVNFIYKAHYHNSQFASDGFTAYDIPLTLDPHID